One genomic segment of Actinoplanes ianthinogenes includes these proteins:
- a CDS encoding DUF4153 domain-containing protein, translating to MPGPARPASPSTVVAIGAATAVAALSLPLGQVGLGWLVTAVAGAIALLVARPSASTVPALVPPRAEPARWDRPIWAVATIALLGVGTFRAAGWLFALCVVTATVTFALAIGAGRSMRAVATTYLIAPVAILRSAPWLVRGMARMRRPGRGPAPIRIAGTLAVSVLLLAVFGLLFASADPKFASLVANLLPDISPDSVLRWAFICCFVAPVLGGAAFLRAAPPNLTDLDQTEGRKVSRLEWAVPLGLLTLLFATFVAVRLTVLFGGDPHVRRTAGLTYAEYARAGFWQLCIVTGLTLVVLAGAARWAPRASARDRLVLRVVLGALTVLTLVIVASALAQMQVYIDTYGLTRLRLLVASCEVWFGVILVLVLLAGVRIRAPWLPRAAIGAGVLALLGLAAANPDLLIARNQVDRPADRVDVGYLSDLSLDAVPAIEKLADPHDRTCVLYQLSLNRGEDGWQTWNLGRATALTVIGDQPRPIDPERCARARYGY from the coding sequence ATGCCCGGTCCGGCCCGACCGGCCTCGCCGAGCACGGTCGTCGCGATCGGCGCGGCCACCGCGGTGGCCGCGCTGAGCCTGCCGCTGGGCCAGGTCGGCCTCGGCTGGCTGGTCACCGCGGTGGCCGGTGCGATCGCCCTGCTGGTGGCCCGGCCGTCGGCGAGCACGGTCCCGGCGCTGGTGCCGCCGCGCGCGGAACCGGCGCGCTGGGACCGGCCGATCTGGGCCGTCGCCACGATCGCGCTGCTCGGGGTGGGCACGTTCCGCGCCGCCGGGTGGCTGTTCGCGCTCTGCGTGGTGACCGCGACGGTCACCTTCGCCCTGGCGATCGGGGCCGGCCGGTCGATGCGGGCGGTCGCCACGACGTACCTGATAGCTCCGGTGGCCATCCTGCGGTCCGCACCCTGGCTGGTCCGCGGCATGGCGCGGATGCGCCGGCCGGGCCGCGGCCCGGCGCCGATCCGGATCGCCGGCACGCTGGCCGTCTCGGTCCTGCTGCTGGCGGTCTTCGGTCTGCTCTTCGCGTCGGCCGACCCGAAGTTCGCGAGCCTGGTCGCCAACCTGCTGCCGGACATCAGCCCGGACAGCGTGCTGCGCTGGGCCTTCATTTGCTGCTTCGTCGCGCCGGTGCTCGGCGGCGCCGCCTTCCTGCGCGCCGCCCCGCCGAACCTGACCGATCTCGATCAGACCGAGGGGCGCAAGGTGAGCCGGCTGGAATGGGCCGTGCCGCTGGGCCTGCTGACGCTGCTGTTCGCCACATTCGTGGCGGTACGCCTGACCGTCCTGTTCGGTGGCGACCCGCACGTACGCCGCACCGCCGGCCTCACCTACGCCGAGTACGCCCGCGCCGGCTTCTGGCAGCTCTGCATCGTCACCGGCCTGACCCTGGTGGTGCTGGCCGGCGCGGCCCGCTGGGCGCCCCGCGCCTCGGCCCGCGACCGCCTGGTCCTGCGCGTCGTCCTCGGCGCCCTCACCGTGCTGACCCTCGTCATCGTCGCCTCGGCGCTGGCCCAGATGCAGGTGTACATCGACACTTACGGCCTGACCCGGCTGCGGCTGCTGGTCGCCTCCTGTGAGGTGTGGTTCGGGGTGATCCTGGTGCTGGTCCTGCTGGCCGGCGTCCGGATCCGGGCGCCGTGGCTGCCCCGCGCCGCGATCGGGGCCGGCGTGCTGGCCCTGCTCGGTCTCGCGGCGGCGAACCCGGACCTGCTGATCGCGCGTAACCAGGTGGACCGCCCGGCCGATCGGGTCGACGTCGGTTACCTGTCCGACCTGTCGCTGGACGCGGTGCCGGCGATCGAGAAGCTGGCCGACCCGCACGACCGCACCTGCGTGCTCTACCAGCTGAGCCTGAACCGGGGCGAGGACGGCTGGCAGACCTGGAACCTGGGCCGGGCCACCGCGCTCACGGTGATCGGCGATCAACCGCGGCCGATCGACCCGGAACGCTGCGCCCGGGCGCGGTACGGCTATTGA
- a CDS encoding LytR/AlgR family response regulator transcription factor — MSLVVLAVDDEPPALDELAYLLNADGRVAYVHRAGDATEALRVLRDTEVDAVFLDIRMPGLDGMELARILRRFAHPPAIVFVTAYDDGAVDAFDLGVTDYVRKPVRAERLGESLRRVAGLRSAPAPAIAPDEPAIPVELAGTTRMLPRSSVRWVEAQGDYARLHTADASHLVRVSLATLAERWANAGFVRIHRSYLVQLRLVTELRLTNSGYVVAVDGVDLPVSRRHTRELKDRLIRAAKHDWTR, encoded by the coding sequence ATGAGCCTCGTGGTGCTGGCCGTGGACGACGAGCCACCGGCCCTGGACGAGTTGGCGTACCTGTTGAACGCGGACGGCCGGGTCGCCTACGTGCACCGGGCCGGCGACGCGACCGAGGCGCTGCGGGTGCTGCGCGACACCGAGGTGGACGCGGTCTTCCTGGACATCCGGATGCCCGGCCTGGACGGCATGGAGCTGGCCCGGATCCTGCGCCGTTTCGCGCATCCGCCGGCGATCGTGTTCGTCACCGCGTACGACGACGGCGCCGTCGACGCCTTCGACCTGGGCGTGACGGATTATGTCCGGAAACCCGTGCGGGCCGAACGGCTCGGCGAGTCCCTGCGCCGCGTGGCCGGGCTGCGGTCCGCGCCGGCCCCGGCGATCGCCCCGGACGAGCCGGCCATCCCGGTGGAGCTGGCCGGCACCACCCGGATGCTGCCGCGGTCCTCGGTGCGCTGGGTGGAGGCACAGGGCGACTATGCCCGGCTGCACACCGCCGACGCCTCGCACCTGGTCCGGGTCTCGCTGGCCACCCTGGCCGAGCGCTGGGCGAACGCCGGTTTCGTCCGCATCCACCGCTCCTACCTGGTGCAGTTGCGCCTGGTCACCGAGCTGCGGCTGACCAACTCCGGCTACGTGGTCGCGGTCGACGGCGTGGACCTGCCGGTCAGCCGCCGGCACACCCGCGAGCTGAAGGACCGCCTGATCCGGGCCGCCAAGCACGACTGGACCCGCTAA
- a CDS encoding sensor histidine kinase, whose protein sequence is MAGQIGSVLAVLAVLAALAAAVVAVLRLRARRGIATTMQRATYEVLHTASLAAEPLRAGLSQATAAKAVRHLRALVGAVGLSLADAERCLAFDGRGHHHTDQLTAAAQRAVSTRRSIVLTAADLPCDRVDCVVRGAVIAPLPGPDGAASAALVAVADDQPAPGLVQATLEAARWAGSQLALAELDSSRERLARAEVRALRAQISPHFIYNALTAIASFVRTDPERARELILEFAEFTRYSFRAHGEFTTLAEELRSIDRYLTIERARFGDRLQVRLQIAPEVLPVGLPFLCLQPLVENAVRHGLSRKPGVGMVSIEARDAGAECHITVEDDGVGMDPSVFGLESADGDDGQHVGLVNVDERLRSVFGDHHGLIVETAPGAGTKVSMRVPKFHPQVRA, encoded by the coding sequence GTGGCGGGGCAGATCGGGAGTGTGCTGGCGGTGCTCGCCGTGCTGGCGGCGCTGGCGGCCGCCGTCGTGGCCGTGTTGCGGCTGCGAGCCCGGCGCGGGATCGCCACCACGATGCAGCGGGCGACCTACGAGGTGCTGCACACGGCTTCGCTGGCGGCCGAGCCGTTGCGGGCCGGGCTCAGCCAGGCGACCGCGGCCAAGGCGGTGCGGCATCTGCGGGCACTGGTCGGCGCGGTCGGGCTGAGTCTCGCCGACGCCGAGCGGTGCCTGGCGTTCGACGGTCGCGGCCACCACCACACCGACCAGCTGACCGCCGCCGCGCAGCGAGCGGTGAGCACGCGCCGATCGATCGTGCTGACCGCCGCGGATCTGCCCTGCGACCGGGTCGACTGCGTGGTCCGCGGCGCCGTGATCGCGCCGCTGCCCGGGCCGGACGGCGCGGCGTCGGCGGCTCTGGTCGCGGTCGCCGACGACCAGCCGGCGCCGGGTCTGGTGCAGGCCACACTGGAGGCGGCTCGCTGGGCCGGGTCGCAGCTCGCGCTCGCCGAGCTCGACTCCTCCCGGGAGCGGCTGGCCCGGGCCGAGGTGCGGGCTCTGCGCGCGCAGATCAGCCCGCACTTCATCTACAACGCGCTGACCGCGATCGCCTCGTTCGTGCGCACCGACCCGGAGCGGGCGCGTGAGCTGATCCTGGAGTTCGCCGAGTTCACCCGGTACTCGTTCCGGGCGCACGGCGAGTTCACCACGCTGGCCGAGGAGCTGCGCTCGATCGATCGCTACCTGACCATCGAGCGCGCCCGCTTCGGCGACCGGCTCCAGGTCAGATTGCAGATCGCGCCCGAGGTGCTGCCGGTCGGGCTGCCGTTCCTCTGCCTTCAGCCGCTGGTGGAGAACGCGGTCCGGCACGGCCTGTCCCGCAAACCCGGCGTCGGTATGGTGAGCATCGAAGCCCGTGACGCCGGCGCCGAGTGTCACATCACGGTCGAGGACGACGGGGTCGGCATGGATCCGTCGGTGTTCGGCTTGGAGAGCGCGGACGGCGACGACGGCCAGCACGTCGGCCTGGTCAATGTGGACGAGCGCCTGCGATCGGTGTTCGGCGATCATCACGGCCTGATCGTCGAGACCGCCCCGGGCGCGGGGACGAAGGTGAGCATGCGGGTGCCGAAATTCCACCCCCAGGTGCGGGCATGA
- a CDS encoding DUF485 domain-containing protein, with product MADTPPPPRTRVVLGDATARRRPAEPVRTDLTEQTPVGEALVKGLVRAQLALALRLSLVVVAGLGALPLLFAVAPAVGGLKVFGMNLPWVLLGVLSFPFLVLVGAAYVHWAERNEQDFTAVIRRPDR from the coding sequence ATGGCCGACACACCGCCGCCCCCGCGCACCCGGGTGGTGCTGGGCGACGCCACGGCCCGCCGCCGGCCCGCCGAACCGGTGCGCACCGACCTGACCGAGCAGACCCCGGTCGGCGAGGCCCTGGTGAAAGGCCTGGTCCGGGCTCAGCTGGCGCTGGCCCTGCGCCTCTCGCTGGTGGTGGTGGCCGGGCTGGGCGCGCTGCCGCTGCTGTTCGCGGTGGCGCCCGCGGTGGGCGGGCTCAAGGTGTTCGGGATGAACCTGCCCTGGGTGCTGCTCGGCGTGCTCTCCTTCCCGTTCCTGGTCCTGGTCGGCGCGGCGTACGTGCACTGGGCCGAACGCAACGAGCAGGACTTCACCGCCGTGATCCGTAGGCCGGACCGGTGA
- a CDS encoding cation acetate symporter gives MNPYLVPGLVIVVLITVAIGAYGLRFARTTSDFLVASRSVSPSWNAAAISGEYLSAASFLGVAGLILRYGVEVLWYPVGFAAGYLALLLFVAAPLRRSGAFTLPDFCEVRLHSTHLRRLATAFVLFIGCLYLLPQLQGAGLTFATVTGGSYAWGALLIGVVVTANVAFGGMRAITFVQAFQYWLKLTALAVPIIFLIFQWQSDGRPAVTPAAGAVFPAATSVVIQQDAVLDGVGPVSAGQTLRFQAGDPVPRVDTVDARFGADWLRPGGESGLFGTYSLILATFLGTMGLPHVLVRFYTNPDGASARRTTLVVLAMVGLFYLLPTLYGVLGRIYTPQLLMTGRTDAVVLLLPEAALGGGHLGRLLGALVTAGALAAFLSTSSGLLTSVAGVIFTDVLRPGRPGTVRDFRLATVLAAVVPITMSLFLSGMDVSRVVGLAFAVAASSFCPLLVLGIWWRRLTDAGAIAGILVGGGAAVVAVFVTVFGAELPSGIAEFVGQPAAWTVPLAFLVMVTVSLLTSRRVPPEIGATMLRLHAPESLRN, from the coding sequence GTGAACCCCTACCTCGTCCCGGGCCTGGTCATCGTCGTCCTGATCACCGTCGCCATCGGCGCGTACGGCCTGCGTTTCGCCCGCACCACCTCGGATTTCCTGGTCGCCTCGCGCAGCGTCAGTCCATCCTGGAACGCCGCGGCGATCAGTGGCGAGTACCTCTCCGCCGCCTCGTTCCTGGGCGTGGCCGGACTGATCCTGCGGTACGGCGTCGAGGTCCTCTGGTACCCGGTCGGTTTCGCCGCCGGCTACCTGGCCCTGCTGCTGTTCGTGGCCGCCCCGCTGCGCCGCTCGGGCGCGTTCACCCTGCCCGACTTCTGCGAGGTCCGGCTGCACTCCACCCACCTGCGCCGGCTGGCCACCGCGTTCGTGCTGTTCATCGGCTGTCTCTATCTGCTGCCGCAGTTGCAGGGCGCGGGCCTGACGTTCGCCACGGTCACCGGCGGCTCGTACGCCTGGGGCGCCCTGCTGATCGGCGTGGTGGTGACCGCGAACGTGGCGTTCGGCGGGATGCGCGCGATCACCTTCGTGCAGGCGTTCCAGTACTGGCTGAAGTTGACGGCGCTGGCCGTACCGATAATTTTCTTGATCTTTCAATGGCAGTCGGACGGCCGGCCCGCGGTGACGCCGGCGGCCGGCGCGGTGTTCCCGGCGGCGACGAGCGTGGTGATCCAGCAGGACGCGGTGCTGGACGGGGTCGGCCCGGTGAGCGCCGGGCAGACGCTGCGATTCCAGGCCGGTGACCCGGTGCCGAGGGTGGACACGGTCGACGCCCGGTTCGGCGCCGACTGGCTGCGCCCGGGTGGCGAGTCCGGGCTGTTCGGGACGTACTCGCTGATCCTGGCGACGTTCCTGGGCACGATGGGGCTGCCGCACGTGCTGGTGCGGTTCTACACGAATCCGGACGGAGCGTCGGCCCGGCGCACCACGCTCGTCGTGCTGGCGATGGTCGGCCTGTTCTATCTGTTGCCGACGCTCTACGGCGTGCTCGGCCGGATCTACACGCCGCAGCTGCTGATGACCGGGCGGACCGACGCGGTGGTGCTGCTGCTGCCGGAGGCGGCGCTCGGTGGCGGGCACCTGGGCCGCTTGCTCGGCGCGCTGGTCACCGCGGGCGCCCTGGCGGCGTTCCTGTCCACCTCCTCGGGGCTGCTGACCAGCGTCGCCGGGGTGATCTTCACGGACGTGCTGCGGCCGGGGCGGCCCGGGACGGTGCGCGACTTCCGGCTGGCCACGGTGCTGGCGGCAGTCGTACCGATCACGATGTCGCTGTTCCTGTCCGGAATGGACGTCTCCCGGGTGGTCGGGCTGGCCTTCGCGGTGGCGGCGTCGAGCTTCTGCCCGCTGCTGGTGCTGGGGATCTGGTGGCGGCGGCTGACCGACGCCGGAGCGATCGCCGGGATCCTGGTCGGCGGCGGGGCCGCGGTGGTGGCGGTGTTCGTCACGGTGTTCGGCGCCGAGCTGCCGAGCGGGATCGCCGAGTTCGTCGGGCAGCCGGCCGCCTGGACCGTGCCGCTGGCGTTCCTGGTGATGGTCACCGTCTCGCTGCTGACCAGCCGCCGCGTGCCGCCGGAGATCGGCGCGACCATGCTGCGGCTGCACGCGCCCGAGTCGCTGCGGAATTAA
- a CDS encoding sensor histidine kinase, which yields MQLVHDVAARLFRWLPRPLDPVRSIKAKLSLALGFAGGIGLLVFLWSIDFYRVDVLWIGIAAALGLVTLQVMAHGATIPLREMTVAARAMARGDYTRRIRTRSQDEVGELAEAFNQMAADLAAADRQRRELIANVSHELRTPITALRGLLENIVDGVADTEPETMRTALAQTERLSRLVTDLLDLSRLDAGVVPMHRELIDVPEFLDEVVREAKVNADGIGQDVRFEVAAPALVLPGDRARLHQVFANLLDNAARHSPPSGLVTLRAERRDEQVLIAVTDQGDGIPVADRERVFERFTRGERPTGGGTGLGLAIARWVVQLHNGTIAVVEPTERRGCHIHVRLPL from the coding sequence ATGCAGCTCGTGCACGACGTGGCCGCCCGGCTGTTCCGCTGGCTGCCACGCCCGCTCGACCCGGTCCGCTCGATCAAGGCGAAGCTCTCCCTGGCGCTGGGCTTCGCCGGCGGCATCGGTCTGCTGGTCTTCCTGTGGAGCATCGACTTCTATCGGGTCGACGTCCTGTGGATCGGCATCGCAGCCGCATTGGGCCTGGTCACCCTGCAAGTGATGGCGCACGGAGCGACCATTCCGCTGCGCGAGATGACGGTCGCGGCCCGGGCGATGGCCCGCGGCGACTACACCCGCCGGATCCGCACCCGGTCGCAGGACGAGGTGGGCGAGCTCGCCGAGGCCTTCAACCAGATGGCCGCCGACCTGGCGGCCGCGGACCGGCAGCGGCGGGAGCTGATCGCGAACGTCTCGCACGAGTTGCGTACGCCGATCACCGCCCTCCGCGGCCTGCTGGAGAACATCGTCGACGGGGTCGCCGACACCGAGCCGGAGACCATGCGCACCGCCCTGGCCCAGACCGAGCGGCTCAGCCGCCTGGTCACCGACCTGCTGGACCTGTCCCGGCTGGACGCCGGCGTGGTGCCGATGCACCGCGAGTTGATCGACGTGCCGGAGTTCCTGGACGAGGTGGTCCGCGAGGCGAAGGTGAACGCCGACGGCATCGGCCAGGACGTGCGTTTCGAGGTCGCCGCCCCGGCGCTGGTGCTGCCCGGTGACCGGGCCCGGCTGCACCAGGTCTTCGCGAACCTGCTCGACAACGCGGCCCGGCACAGCCCGCCGTCCGGCCTGGTCACGCTGCGCGCCGAGCGCCGCGACGAGCAGGTGCTGATCGCCGTCACCGACCAGGGTGACGGCATCCCGGTGGCGGACCGGGAGCGGGTCTTCGAACGCTTCACCCGGGGTGAGCGGCCCACCGGTGGCGGCACCGGCCTGGGCCTCGCCATCGCCCGCTGGGTGGTGCAGCTCCACAACGGAACGATCGCCGTGGTCGAGCCGACCGAGCGCCGCGGCTGCCACATCCACGTGCGCCTCCCTCTGTAG
- a CDS encoding response regulator transcription factor yields METTTERRVLVVEDDRAIADAVAARLRAEGFLVQIAGDGPSAVEAARRLPPDVIVLDVMLPGFDGLEVCRRIQAERPVPVLMLTARGEETDLLVGLAVGADDYMAKPFSMRELAARVHALLRRVDKVAAAPRPAAGPPTIRFGDLEINQAERRVLRAGAEKHLTPTEFDLLVHLARAPRTVLPRERLLAEVWGWADASGTRTVDSHIKGLRRKLGADLIRTVHGVGYALEVDR; encoded by the coding sequence GTGGAGACGACGACCGAGCGACGGGTTCTCGTCGTCGAGGACGATCGGGCCATCGCGGACGCGGTGGCGGCCCGGCTGCGTGCCGAGGGCTTCCTGGTGCAGATCGCCGGGGACGGCCCGAGCGCGGTCGAGGCCGCCCGGCGCCTCCCGCCCGACGTGATCGTCCTGGACGTGATGCTGCCGGGCTTCGACGGCCTCGAGGTCTGCCGCCGCATCCAGGCCGAACGCCCGGTCCCGGTGCTGATGCTGACCGCCCGCGGTGAGGAGACCGACCTGCTGGTCGGGCTCGCGGTCGGCGCCGACGACTACATGGCCAAGCCGTTCTCGATGCGCGAGCTGGCCGCCCGGGTGCACGCGCTGCTGCGCCGGGTCGACAAGGTGGCCGCGGCGCCGCGACCGGCGGCCGGCCCGCCCACCATCCGGTTCGGCGACCTGGAGATCAATCAGGCGGAGCGCCGGGTCCTCCGGGCCGGCGCCGAGAAGCATCTGACCCCCACCGAGTTCGACCTGCTGGTGCACCTGGCCCGGGCGCCGCGCACGGTGCTCCCCCGGGAGCGGTTGCTGGCCGAGGTGTGGGGCTGGGCGGACGCCTCCGGAACCCGCACTGTGGACAGCCACATCAAGGGGCTGCGGCGCAAGCTCGGGGCGGACCTCATCCGTACCGTGCACGGGGTCGGTTACGCCCTGGAAGTCGATCGATGA
- a CDS encoding sugar transferase produces MREDVGEVTTSLHRPTTDGSRSKPVGYDSFEWPQQQQQPPSNGVPRSAWTRQHRRLSRWHRPYTAALVLLDLISTLAASKIADVSLEKSKSGFQDKSWLFFQGPDLFSFFAYVVLPLGWLLLLWTNGTYDRRYLGLGSEEFKRIVRTSVTVVAAVSLLAFATKTDLSRGTVATVSLCSLLFILLCRVTARQVLHLSRRRTGHGAHRMILVGTLPEALEVYTAVTRSPAAGLIPVAIHITDGYASARGIETPVPVYAGRDVLSLVREVGADTIAVCGSASAEPGELRRLAWQLEGTGVDLVVAPQLTDIAGPRVHIRPIEGLPLLHVEEPTLSGPGWLVKNLLDRVAAAIGLLLISPILAVIAIGIRLSDPGPVIFRQTRVGHDGRTFKVWKFRTMYVDAEERKATLEELNESDGMLFKMKHDPRIFAFGQKLRATSLDELPQLINVLKGEMSLVGPRPLPADDGDYLGDVRRRLLVRPGITGLWQVSGRSDLSWDEAVRLDLYYVDNWSLTYDLSILWRTIWVVLKRKGAY; encoded by the coding sequence ATGCGGGAGGACGTAGGCGAAGTGACGACTAGCCTGCATCGCCCAACGACCGACGGCAGCCGGAGTAAACCCGTGGGGTACGACAGCTTCGAGTGGCCGCAACAACAGCAGCAGCCACCGAGCAACGGCGTTCCCCGTTCGGCGTGGACCCGCCAGCACCGCCGGCTCTCCCGGTGGCACCGGCCGTACACCGCGGCGCTGGTCCTGCTCGACCTGATCTCCACTCTGGCGGCCAGCAAGATCGCCGACGTGTCGCTGGAGAAGTCCAAGAGCGGTTTCCAGGACAAGAGCTGGCTCTTCTTCCAGGGGCCCGATCTCTTCAGCTTCTTCGCCTACGTCGTCCTGCCGCTCGGCTGGCTGCTCCTGCTCTGGACCAACGGCACCTACGACCGCCGTTACCTGGGTCTGGGCAGCGAGGAGTTCAAGCGGATCGTGCGCACCTCGGTCACCGTGGTGGCCGCCGTGTCGCTGCTCGCGTTCGCCACCAAGACCGACCTGTCCCGCGGCACGGTCGCCACGGTCTCGCTGTGCTCGCTGCTGTTCATCCTGCTCTGCCGGGTCACCGCCAGGCAGGTCCTGCACCTCTCCCGGCGCCGCACCGGTCACGGCGCGCACCGGATGATCCTGGTCGGCACGCTGCCCGAGGCGCTCGAGGTCTACACCGCGGTCACCCGCAGCCCGGCCGCCGGCCTGATCCCGGTCGCCATCCACATCACCGACGGTTACGCCTCCGCCCGCGGCATCGAGACGCCCGTCCCGGTCTACGCCGGTCGCGACGTGCTCTCGCTGGTCCGTGAGGTCGGCGCGGACACCATCGCGGTCTGCGGCTCGGCCAGCGCCGAGCCCGGCGAGCTGCGCCGCCTGGCCTGGCAGCTGGAGGGCACCGGCGTCGACCTGGTCGTCGCGCCACAGCTCACCGACATCGCCGGCCCCCGCGTGCACATCCGCCCGATCGAGGGCCTGCCGCTGCTGCACGTCGAGGAGCCCACCCTCTCCGGCCCCGGCTGGCTGGTGAAAAACCTGCTCGACCGGGTCGCCGCCGCCATCGGCCTGCTGCTGATCAGCCCGATCCTGGCGGTCATCGCGATCGGCATCCGGCTCTCCGACCCCGGCCCGGTGATCTTCCGGCAGACCCGGGTCGGCCACGACGGCCGCACCTTCAAGGTCTGGAAGTTCCGGACCATGTACGTAGACGCCGAGGAGCGCAAGGCCACCCTCGAAGAGCTCAACGAGTCCGACGGCATGCTCTTCAAGATGAAGCACGACCCGCGCATCTTCGCGTTCGGCCAGAAACTGCGCGCGACGTCCCTCGACGAGCTGCCCCAGCTGATCAACGTGCTCAAGGGCGAGATGTCCCTGGTCGGCCCCCGCCCGCTCCCCGCCGACGACGGCGACTACCTGGGCGACGTCCGCCGCCGCCTGCTGGTCCGCCCCGGCATCACCGGCCTCTGGCAGGTGAGCGGCCGCTCCGACCTCTCCTGGGACGAGGCGGTCCGCCTGGACCTCTACTACGTCGACAACTGGTCGCTCACCTACGACTTGAGCATCCTCTGGCGCACCATCTGGGTCGTCCTCAAGCGCAAGGGCGCCTACTGA
- a CDS encoding ABC transporter ATP-binding protein, with amino-acid sequence MTVPAQRTGEPVAAMSLRGLVKHFDTKLAVAGVSLDVPAGSFYGLLGPNGAGKTTTLSMAVGLLRPDAGQAFLLGYDVWHAPVQAKSLVGVLPDGARLFDRLSGPELLAYHGLLRGMPAAVVDQRARDLLDVLDLGADNRTLVIDYSAGMKKKIGLACALLHAPRLLVLDEPFEAVDPVAAALIRDILQRYVAGGGTVVFSSHVLEVVERLCSHVAIMSDGVLRMHGTLDTVRAGRPLQDVFVQVVGGRVATGSELAWL; translated from the coding sequence ATGACGGTGCCGGCACAACGCACGGGCGAGCCGGTCGCGGCGATGTCGTTGCGCGGGCTGGTCAAACACTTCGACACGAAACTCGCGGTCGCCGGGGTCAGCCTGGACGTGCCCGCCGGGTCCTTCTACGGCCTGCTCGGCCCCAACGGGGCCGGCAAGACCACCACCCTCTCGATGGCCGTCGGCCTGTTGCGGCCCGATGCGGGCCAGGCATTCCTGCTCGGGTACGACGTGTGGCACGCCCCGGTCCAGGCCAAGTCCCTGGTCGGTGTCCTGCCCGACGGCGCCCGGCTGTTCGACCGGCTGAGCGGCCCGGAGCTGCTGGCCTATCACGGCCTGCTGCGCGGCATGCCGGCCGCCGTGGTCGACCAGCGCGCCCGTGACCTGCTCGACGTCCTCGACCTCGGCGCCGACAACCGCACCCTGGTGATCGACTACTCGGCCGGGATGAAAAAGAAGATCGGCCTGGCCTGCGCGCTGCTGCACGCCCCGCGGCTGCTGGTGCTGGACGAGCCGTTCGAGGCGGTGGACCCGGTCGCGGCCGCGCTGATCCGCGACATCCTCCAGCGCTACGTGGCCGGTGGCGGCACCGTGGTCTTCTCCAGTCACGTGCTGGAGGTGGTCGAGCGGCTCTGCTCGCACGTCGCGATCATGTCGGACGGGGTGCTCCGGATGCACGGCACGCTCGACACGGTCCGCGCCGGCCGCCCGCTCCAGGACGTGTTCGTACAGGTGGTCGGCGGCCGGGTGGCCACCGGCTCGGAGCTGGCATGGCTCTGA
- a CDS encoding Fpg/Nei family DNA glycosylase, translating to MPELPEVEALAAYLRERAVGHTVQRFEVSSFSALKTYDPAPSALTGLPLTSAGRHGKFLDIGIGPEVHLVVHLARAGWLHYRDAFKSPAPLKPGSGPIAIRLRLDDGSGFDLTEAGTQKSLAAYLVRDPLTEVPGVSRLGPDALAVSRDEFAAAIRSRNGQVKGVLVDQEVLAGIGNAYSDEILHVAKMSPFALTGKLTDEQITTLYEAMREVETDAVQRSVGQKAAELKGEKRAGMRVHARTGLPCPVCGDTVREVSFADKSLQYCATCQTGGKPLADRRLSKLVR from the coding sequence GTGCCCGAACTCCCCGAGGTCGAGGCGCTCGCTGCGTACCTGCGGGAGCGTGCGGTCGGCCACACCGTGCAGCGCTTCGAGGTCTCCTCGTTCAGCGCGCTGAAAACGTATGATCCGGCGCCCTCCGCCCTGACCGGCCTGCCACTGACCTCGGCCGGCCGGCACGGCAAGTTCCTGGACATCGGCATCGGCCCCGAGGTGCACCTGGTCGTGCACCTGGCCCGGGCCGGCTGGCTGCATTACCGGGACGCTTTCAAGTCGCCCGCCCCGCTCAAGCCGGGCAGCGGCCCGATCGCGATCCGGCTCCGGCTCGACGACGGCTCCGGCTTCGACCTGACCGAGGCCGGCACCCAGAAATCCCTCGCGGCCTACCTGGTCCGCGACCCGCTGACCGAGGTCCCGGGCGTGTCCCGGCTCGGCCCGGACGCCCTCGCGGTCAGCCGTGACGAGTTCGCCGCCGCGATCAGGTCCCGCAACGGTCAGGTCAAGGGCGTGCTCGTCGACCAGGAGGTGCTGGCCGGGATCGGCAATGCCTACTCCGACGAGATCCTGCACGTGGCCAAGATGTCGCCGTTCGCGCTGACCGGCAAGCTCACCGACGAGCAGATCACCACGCTCTACGAGGCGATGCGCGAAGTGGAGACCGACGCGGTCCAGCGCTCCGTCGGGCAGAAAGCGGCCGAGCTCAAGGGCGAGAAGCGAGCCGGCATGCGGGTGCACGCCCGGACGGGTCTACCTTGCCCGGTTTGCGGGGACACCGTGCGAGAGGTCTCCTTCGCCGACAAGAGCCTGCAATACTGCGCTACCTGCCAGACCGGCGGTAAACCCCTCGCCGATCGCCGCCTGTCCAAGTTGGTCCGGTGA